A DNA window from Thermosynechococcaceae cyanobacterium Okahandja contains the following coding sequences:
- a CDS encoding efflux RND transporter periplasmic adaptor subunit, producing the protein MAAFIPFVGKPSQRWRSLLIGAVVAGLIAGSSLILWRSRQSSVDLDRYTVAVMDSRDLVARVAATGKVVPVQTVNISPKRAGLLAELYVEQGDSVKAGQIIARMDNRDERAQLAQAQANLADAIARRDRTVAGNRAEDIAQAAAQVRAAAARAQLAQERLKRNETLAAEGVIPRDTLDELIANRDNAIATLNEAQKRLQLLQQGSRSEDIRQAQAAVAAAQAQVQAAQVALDDTVIRAPFDGIITQKYAIPGAFVTPTTSASTTTSATSTSIVAIAEGLEVLAEVPEVDIGQIQLGQPVEIRADAYPGQTFQGQVRLIAPEAVVEQNVTFFQVRVSLLTGLAELRSGMNVDLDFLGQKVANALLVPTVAIAVEKGQTGVYVVGADNKPEFRPVTIGTSWQDQTQIVDGVTAGERVFIDFPDQLRPKQETQ; encoded by the coding sequence ATGGCAGCTTTTATTCCCTTTGTTGGTAAGCCTTCTCAACGGTGGCGATCGCTCCTGATTGGTGCCGTTGTGGCCGGGTTAATTGCCGGTAGCAGTCTGATCCTGTGGCGATCGCGCCAGAGCAGTGTTGACCTTGACCGTTACACCGTAGCAGTGATGGACAGTCGTGACTTGGTTGCACGGGTGGCTGCGACGGGTAAGGTGGTGCCTGTGCAAACGGTGAACATTAGTCCCAAGCGGGCAGGGTTACTGGCGGAGCTTTACGTGGAGCAGGGAGATAGCGTCAAAGCAGGCCAAATTATTGCCCGCATGGACAACCGCGATGAGCGGGCACAGCTTGCCCAAGCCCAAGCCAATTTAGCCGATGCTATTGCCCGGCGCGATCGCACCGTTGCCGGAAACCGTGCCGAAGACATTGCCCAAGCCGCCGCCCAAGTCCGAGCTGCCGCCGCCCGCGCCCAGTTAGCCCAAGAGCGCCTGAAGCGCAATGAAACCTTAGCGGCTGAGGGAGTGATTCCCCGCGATACCCTTGATGAGTTGATTGCCAACCGCGACAATGCGATCGCCACCCTCAACGAAGCCCAGAAGCGACTACAACTGTTGCAGCAAGGCTCCCGCAGCGAAGATATCCGCCAAGCCCAAGCAGCCGTAGCCGCCGCCCAAGCCCAAGTACAGGCCGCCCAAGTTGCCCTCGATGATACGGTTATTCGAGCGCCCTTTGATGGCATCATTACCCAAAAATATGCCATTCCGGGCGCATTTGTGACCCCAACCACTTCCGCCTCAACCACGACATCTGCCACCTCCACCTCAATTGTGGCCATTGCCGAGGGGCTAGAAGTACTTGCCGAAGTACCAGAGGTAGATATTGGTCAGATACAACTGGGGCAGCCGGTTGAGATTCGCGCCGATGCTTACCCGGGGCAAACGTTTCAGGGACAGGTGCGCTTGATTGCCCCAGAGGCCGTGGTGGAGCAAAACGTGACCTTCTTTCAGGTGCGGGTATCGTTGTTAACAGGGCTAGCAGAACTGCGCTCCGGCATGAACGTGGATCTGGATTTCTTGGGTCAAAAAGTGGCCAATGCCCTCCTCGTACCAACGGTGGCGATCGCGGTTGAAAAGGGACAAACGGGCGTTTACGTGGTGGGTGCCGATAACAAGCCGGAGTTTCGCCCCGTTACCATTGGCACAAGCTGGCAAGATCAAACCCAAATTGTTGACGGTGTTACGGCGGGCGAGCGGGTATTTATTGATTTCCCCGACCAACTGCGACCGAAACAGGAGACCCAATGA
- a CDS encoding VOC family protein — MTLHHVSIRTADIHRAIAFYECLGFITETRFTTGYTLACWLTGWGTRLELLQVPQPQPAADAFADEHYVGYYHLSFDLSNQPQSLDQWLDQVKATLSARQLPFHLLLKPTQQMIGNSLYHIAFMRDCDGLPLEFLQHLGFC, encoded by the coding sequence ATGACCCTGCACCACGTCTCAATTCGTACAGCAGATATTCACCGCGCGATCGCCTTCTATGAGTGCTTGGGCTTTATAACAGAAACCCGCTTTACTACGGGATACACCCTAGCCTGCTGGCTAACGGGCTGGGGCACGCGGCTCGAACTGTTGCAGGTACCCCAGCCCCAACCCGCCGCCGATGCCTTTGCAGATGAGCACTACGTCGGCTACTATCACCTTTCCTTTGATCTCAGCAATCAACCCCAGTCCCTAGACCAGTGGCTCGATCAGGTAAAGGCAACCCTCAGCGCACGCCAACTCCCCTTTCACCTGTTACTCAAACCCACACAGCAGATGATTGGCAACTCCCTGTACCACATTGCCTTCATGCGCGATTGCGATGGCCTACCCCTTGAATTTTTACAGCACCTCGGTTTCTGCTAA